A stretch of Argonema galeatum A003/A1 DNA encodes these proteins:
- a CDS encoding DMT family transporter, whose product MRSTDRQIQFSLFYQITKIMHPIVTKASTFIGRTSGRIYLLSAVLIFAAANSVTRRLTEIGSQHLIDGRNPISLCNVLFVGNLCALLVLIPIYGRQLNFDSLKQLSRKDWLSLTAVAILSGAIAPGLIFTALSLTMVNNVVLVGRIEPPLILALSVWFLREKVNIWAVAGAFVCLGGVAVTLFLQSLGQNAPDSGFFIHIGTGELLTAGGALAASVGNLISKVKLANIPLGIFTIFRMAVGTVVFFFIALYLYGSEHFMDVFTPFLWQWMLIYSAVIVVIGQLAWFMGLKKSTASEISLASSFTPIAGILAAYFILGEAPNLAQYIGGSIIIGGIIISQIGVWRQSAAVPLSYKKEIDMEIGFKGI is encoded by the coding sequence ATGCGTAGCACAGATCGCCAAATCCAGTTTTCTTTGTTCTATCAGATAACAAAAATTATGCACCCAATAGTCACAAAAGCTTCTACCTTTATCGGCAGAACTTCGGGACGCATCTATTTATTGTCAGCTGTCCTCATCTTTGCTGCCGCTAATTCGGTGACGCGACGCTTAACGGAAATCGGTTCTCAACACTTAATAGACGGCAGAAATCCCATTTCCTTGTGCAATGTTTTATTTGTCGGCAATCTTTGTGCTTTACTGGTACTGATTCCCATCTATGGTCGCCAATTAAATTTTGATTCTCTCAAACAATTATCTAGAAAAGATTGGCTGAGTTTGACAGCGGTGGCAATCTTGTCGGGTGCGATCGCACCCGGTTTAATTTTTACAGCCCTTTCTCTGACAATGGTTAATAATGTTGTTTTGGTCGGACGCATCGAACCGCCTCTAATCTTAGCTTTATCTGTTTGGTTTTTACGAGAAAAAGTTAATATTTGGGCAGTTGCTGGTGCGTTTGTTTGTCTGGGCGGAGTAGCCGTCACGCTATTCTTGCAAAGTTTAGGGCAAAATGCTCCCGATTCGGGATTTTTCATCCACATAGGAACAGGCGAATTGCTGACGGCTGGAGGAGCATTAGCCGCATCAGTCGGTAATCTTATCAGTAAAGTAAAACTGGCTAATATACCTTTAGGAATATTTACCATCTTTCGCATGGCTGTAGGAACAGTAGTCTTTTTCTTTATAGCTTTGTATCTATACGGGTCAGAACATTTCATGGACGTATTCACACCTTTTTTGTGGCAATGGATGTTAATTTATAGCGCAGTAATTGTCGTAATTGGGCAATTAGCGTGGTTTATGGGTTTAAAAAAATCTACGGCATCGGAAATATCGTTAGCTAGTTCTTTTACGCCGATCGCCGGAATTTTGGCAGCTTATTTCATTTTGGGCGAAGCACCAAACTTGGCGCAATATATTGGTGGCAGTATAATTATAGGCGGTATTATAATAAGCCAAATTGGTGTATGGCGTCAGTCAGCGGCTGTTCCCCTAAGTTATAAGAAAGAAATAGACATGGAAATTGGATTTAAAGGAATATGA
- a CDS encoding DUF4351 domain-containing protein, with translation MVRRALQLLRTNEQLSELEPLLAFFAGFVLETRLVQQIMRWDMAVLRESPWYQEILREGQQQGQQQGELALIIRLLNRRIGSLEPQMQERLQGLSIAELEELGEALLDFERMTDLEAWLQEHQQTEN, from the coding sequence ATGGTGCGGCGTGCTTTGCAGCTGTTGCGTACCAATGAACAATTGAGCGAATTAGAACCACTGTTAGCTTTCTTTGCAGGTTTTGTGTTAGAGACTCGTTTAGTTCAGCAGATTATGAGGTGGGATATGGCTGTATTGCGGGAATCTCCCTGGTATCAAGAAATATTGAGAGAAGGGCAACAACAAGGGCAACAACAAGGAGAATTGGCATTAATTATACGTCTGTTGAATCGTCGGATCGGTTCGCTTGAACCTCAGATGCAAGAGCGACTTCAAGGGTTATCTATCGCTGAGTTAGAGGAGTTAGGGGAGGCGCTGTTGGATTTTGAGCGGATGACAGATTTAGAAGCTTGGTTGCAGGAACATCAGCAGACGGAAAACTGA
- a CDS encoding pentapeptide repeat-containing protein: MTCANGSDASKMLVCRKDSDAIALNKPMKPKLLASATLLTTFSLVNPADAANPEHIRQLLSTKQCQKCDLSNAGLVMGNLANANLSGADLSRANLSRANLTGADLSGANLTGASLFGANLSGANLTGANLNAVDMRDTVLAQANLVGASLTNANFLGAIGMPSYTGTAEDFYRWAMAEAERDNYSRAMELFSQALNIKPDYPEVYLGRGMVRYQQGDRTAALADTQHAAQLFTAQGNLEGYKLAQDVTKGIETAGKPRRSGGGSNFLNLLSGIATLGLQLFF; the protein is encoded by the coding sequence ATGACTTGTGCTAATGGCTCTGATGCGAGCAAAATGCTGGTATGCAGAAAAGACTCAGATGCGATCGCCCTCAATAAGCCTATGAAACCAAAACTCTTAGCTAGTGCAACACTACTGACGACTTTTAGCTTGGTAAATCCTGCCGACGCTGCAAATCCCGAACATATCAGACAGCTACTCTCGACTAAGCAATGTCAGAAATGCGACTTGAGCAATGCTGGACTGGTGATGGGTAACCTAGCAAACGCCAATCTCAGCGGTGCTGACTTGAGTCGCGCCAATCTCAGTCGTGCCAACCTCACAGGTGCCGATCTCAGCGGTGCCAACCTCACAGGCGCTAGTCTGTTTGGTGCCAACCTCTCAGGTGCCAACCTCACCGGTGCCAATCTGAATGCTGTGGATATGAGAGACACTGTTTTAGCTCAGGCTAATTTGGTTGGTGCCAGCTTGACTAATGCTAACTTCCTGGGTGCGATCGGAATGCCCAGCTATACCGGCACAGCTGAGGACTTCTACCGCTGGGCAATGGCAGAAGCTGAAAGGGACAACTACAGCAGAGCGATGGAACTCTTCAGTCAGGCGCTGAACATCAAGCCCGACTATCCCGAAGTTTACCTGGGGCGTGGCATGGTTCGCTACCAACAGGGTGACAGAACCGCAGCGCTCGCAGATACCCAGCACGCGGCACAACTGTTTACAGCCCAAGGAAATCTGGAGGGTTACAAATTAGCCCAAGACGTTACTAAGGGAATCGAAACAGCTGGCAAACCCAGACGCTCTGGTGGCGGCTCAAATTTTCTCAACCTCCTGAGCGGTATTGCAACGCTGGGGCTACAGTTGTTTTTTTAA
- a CDS encoding slipin family protein gives MEVEVIDISNDAKLPANLVAELVLNAPEIVRNFLHIREVPTQHIGLLYINQEFQTLLQPGIHAWWIFGRYLQTETIDLRLQTMEVSGQDILSKDKVPLRLNLTAGFCIVDPLKAKNSLSDVAGFLYKELQFALRGAVGERTLDGLLEDKGAIDRSVAEYIRHKTANYGIEFDSVGVKDIILPGEIKTILSKVVEAEKAAQANVVRRREETAATRSMLNTAKVMEDNPVSLLFLPPAFELVTLVLLASLQLRYEGLRSLERSPQPFLLVDRAFHHSIVLLP, from the coding sequence GTGGAAGTAGAAGTAATTGACATCAGCAATGATGCTAAATTGCCAGCTAATTTAGTGGCAGAATTAGTCTTGAATGCTCCAGAAATCGTCCGCAATTTTTTGCACATTCGGGAAGTACCAACACAGCATATAGGACTACTCTACATCAATCAAGAATTTCAAACACTACTCCAGCCAGGGATACACGCTTGGTGGATATTTGGACGCTATTTGCAAACGGAAACAATTGACCTCCGCCTGCAAACTATGGAAGTATCCGGTCAAGATATCCTCTCTAAAGATAAAGTACCTCTGCGCTTGAATTTAACTGCTGGTTTCTGCATAGTAGACCCATTGAAAGCAAAAAACAGCTTGTCAGATGTGGCTGGTTTCTTATACAAGGAATTACAATTTGCTTTACGTGGAGCAGTTGGCGAACGAACCCTAGATGGCTTACTGGAGGATAAAGGGGCAATTGATAGAAGTGTCGCTGAATACATTCGTCATAAAACCGCAAACTATGGAATTGAATTTGACTCTGTTGGGGTAAAAGATATAATTCTCCCTGGTGAAATTAAGACTATCTTGAGCAAGGTTGTCGAGGCGGAAAAAGCTGCCCAAGCTAACGTAGTGCGTCGCCGTGAAGAAACTGCTGCGACTCGCAGTATGTTGAATACCGCTAAAGTGATGGAGGATAATCCTGTCTCGCTTCTCTTTCTTCCACCAGCATTTGAGTTAGTAACGCTTGTCCTTCTCGCAAGTCTCCAACTAAGATACGAAGGTTTGCGATCCCTTGAGCGTTCGCCTCAACCATTCCTGCTAGTCGATCGAGCCTTTCATCATTCCATCGTTCTGTTGCCATAG
- a CDS encoding WD40 repeat domain-containing protein: protein MNNLDGWPFLVSCNRYLDYRTIVAPDFMCEIGDTKILANTAGGNVTAENVAFYREIHKSKVGKFTLVFRVIETTLEDMGIEGSGVLKDSFGREILLLEGIVIKGLIPDVIVTKNALEIAHGMLIQPYREFWECTRSEPATPSVCFSLPQDSSEFCLQYQRLQPYGVVPKIEVIEVKPKIEVIEVVDRPQVPVPVAVDHHRKNSRSQEWRSQRTNYFDAEVTSVTFLPKSNSVAIRYEHQQTIIISNFETTENTIFQNEDIKFTMCPTPITISHNGQYMATGVIKFGDNNVIKIWSIEEAKREHKEINGHKNNEFGRILAVAFTPDNQILLSGGKDRTIFFWDVKSGGKWGDPIQGFFSEIRAIAVSPDKDNSIFAIGDGEGRIEYWNWNSRRKIKSFPGSLNRSPINSLAFSPDGKILVSGGDDFSIKLWDVSRAEELKSGKHSSKVRTVAFSPDGKLIASGDDRGYIKIWDVETMQSMIVPRHDSAVTSVAFSPDGKTLASGSKDKTVRFWERV, encoded by the coding sequence ATGAACAATTTAGATGGTTGGCCTTTTTTAGTTAGCTGTAATCGCTACCTTGACTATCGAACAATAGTCGCTCCTGATTTTATGTGTGAAATTGGTGATACCAAGATTCTTGCCAACACAGCCGGTGGTAATGTAACAGCAGAAAATGTGGCTTTCTACCGAGAAATACATAAATCTAAAGTTGGAAAATTTACCCTAGTATTTCGAGTGATTGAAACCACTCTGGAAGACATGGGAATTGAAGGAAGTGGAGTTTTAAAAGATTCATTTGGTAGAGAAATCCTTTTACTTGAAGGAATTGTTATTAAGGGATTAATCCCAGATGTTATAGTCACCAAAAATGCTCTCGAAATAGCTCACGGAATGCTTATTCAACCTTACCGTGAATTTTGGGAATGTACGAGGTCTGAACCTGCTACACCCTCAGTATGTTTTAGCTTACCACAAGATAGTTCTGAATTTTGCCTACAATATCAGAGACTACAGCCTTATGGTGTTGTTCCAAAAATTGAGGTAATTGAGGTAAAGCCAAAAATTGAGGTAATTGAGGTAGTAGATAGACCTCAAGTACCAGTTCCTGTAGCAGTAGATCATCATAGAAAAAATAGTAGAAGTCAAGAATGGAGAAGCCAACGGACTAATTACTTTGATGCTGAAGTTACATCAGTGACATTTTTACCCAAAAGTAACTCTGTTGCGATTAGATACGAACACCAACAAACAATTATTATCAGTAATTTTGAAACTACCGAGAATACTATTTTTCAGAACGAAGATATTAAATTCACAATGTGTCCTACTCCAATTACTATTAGCCATAATGGTCAGTATATGGCTACTGGAGTTATTAAATTCGGAGATAATAATGTCATAAAAATATGGAGTATTGAGGAGGCAAAAAGAGAGCATAAAGAAATTAATGGACATAAAAACAATGAATTCGGTAGAATTCTAGCGGTAGCTTTTACTCCAGACAATCAAATATTACTTAGTGGCGGTAAAGATAGAACTATTTTTTTCTGGGATGTTAAAAGCGGTGGCAAATGGGGAGACCCAATTCAGGGCTTTTTCAGTGAGATCAGGGCTATAGCTGTTAGCCCAGACAAAGATAACTCTATTTTTGCTATTGGGGATGGTGAGGGAAGGATTGAGTATTGGAATTGGAACAGTAGAAGAAAGATTAAAAGTTTTCCAGGTTCGCTTAATAGATCACCTATAAATTCATTAGCTTTTAGTCCTGATGGTAAAATACTTGTCAGCGGTGGCGATGACTTTAGTATTAAACTTTGGGATGTCTCTAGGGCTGAAGAATTAAAGAGTGGAAAACACTCAAGTAAAGTTAGAACAGTTGCTTTTAGCCCTGATGGTAAATTAATTGCTAGTGGAGATGATCGCGGTTATATTAAAATTTGGGATGTTGAGACTATGCAATCCATGATTGTTCCTAGACATGATTCAGCAGTGACATCAGTTGCTTTTAGTCCTGATGGTAAA